The following proteins are co-located in the Ruminococcaceae bacterium KH2T8 genome:
- a CDS encoding ATP-binding cassette, subfamily B, whose product MILRYELPPQAEKLIELSGDERIYYAVPIDLDDDGNWTDDRFLVVTTRKVCVISGDKIKTYEISALSKAKAEPGVGSGILTVDDMGTGRILAHYSAKHLSRYAYVARGINILISGRFEEVESSEYEKICPHCGHVIPGTSECPKCSGKGSHFGVFVKLVMSYKKDFFGVFLTMVLVAIATLLNPEVQKNLINNVLQKDGSLKTAFMYLGLMFALSVSIVIINVTKSNLSARLGAKIAGDLRKQLFEKYQKLPLRFINERRPGELLNRITEDTKFVSGFMADIFCNLFAILFIFIWDVIFMLVINLKLALMTLVLVPIVSVLMFHFQKTIGRIYHLQFKKNDDVSSDLQDVLSGMRVVKSYGKESRESGRFKLLSNGLAFVQQRNDRYWAFNDLVISSIMGMGLVIVVYFGGRDVFAQKMSAGELYQFISYTILLFAYVGWLDRLPREFSRLTSCLERIYDVLAQEVREEDPAKLQEVDIKGEITFDHATFGYKSYQPVLSDINAVIKPGEMIGIVGASGTGKSTLINLLMRLYETDDGRILVDGVDMKEISRNSYHSQLGVVLQETFLFSGTIIDNIRFSRPDALVEEIIRAAKLANAHDFISRLPDGYNTYVGEKGHTLSGGERQRIAIARAILTDPKILILDEATASLDTESEFMIQTALDRLTRGKTTFAIAHRLSTLKNADRIMVIDGHSIAEIGTHAELLNNKGIYYNLFTAQMR is encoded by the coding sequence ATGATATTACGTTATGAACTTCCGCCTCAGGCAGAAAAGCTCATAGAGCTTTCGGGCGACGAAAGGATCTACTACGCGGTACCGATCGATCTTGATGATGACGGTAACTGGACAGATGACAGATTCCTCGTTGTCACGACCCGCAAGGTCTGCGTGATAAGCGGAGATAAGATAAAGACATATGAGATCAGCGCGCTGAGTAAGGCGAAGGCTGAGCCCGGCGTCGGCAGCGGTATCCTCACCGTAGACGATATGGGTACGGGCAGGATCCTCGCTCATTATTCGGCGAAGCATCTGAGCCGCTATGCCTATGTGGCAAGAGGAATCAACATTCTCATATCGGGAAGGTTCGAAGAAGTTGAGAGCAGCGAATACGAAAAGATCTGCCCTCACTGCGGACACGTTATCCCGGGAACGAGCGAGTGCCCGAAGTGCTCGGGCAAGGGAAGCCATTTCGGAGTCTTCGTTAAGCTCGTCATGAGCTATAAGAAGGATTTCTTCGGAGTATTTCTCACGATGGTCCTGGTAGCCATTGCGACTCTCCTTAACCCCGAAGTGCAGAAGAATCTCATAAACAATGTCCTTCAAAAGGACGGCAGCCTCAAGACGGCATTTATGTATTTAGGACTCATGTTCGCATTAAGTGTCAGCATAGTCATAATAAATGTCACGAAGAGCAACCTCTCGGCGCGCCTCGGTGCCAAGATCGCAGGTGACCTTCGAAAGCAGCTCTTCGAGAAATACCAAAAGCTCCCCTTGAGGTTCATAAACGAAAGAAGACCCGGCGAGCTCCTTAACAGGATCACCGAAGATACAAAGTTCGTAAGCGGATTCATGGCAGATATATTCTGTAATCTCTTCGCCATCCTCTTTATCTTCATATGGGATGTCATCTTCATGCTCGTCATCAATCTGAAGCTCGCGCTGATGACACTCGTGCTGGTACCCATCGTATCGGTACTGATGTTTCACTTTCAGAAGACTATCGGAAGGATCTATCATCTGCAGTTTAAAAAGAACGACGATGTCTCGAGCGACCTTCAGGATGTCCTCTCGGGTATGCGAGTAGTAAAGAGCTATGGCAAGGAGTCGCGTGAGTCCGGAAGGTTCAAGCTCTTATCGAACGGCCTCGCGTTTGTCCAGCAGAGGAATGACCGCTACTGGGCATTTAACGATCTTGTCATCAGCTCGATCATGGGTATGGGTCTTGTCATCGTAGTCTACTTCGGAGGCAGGGATGTCTTCGCTCAGAAGATGTCGGCAGGTGAGCTTTACCAGTTCATCTCCTATACGATCCTACTCTTCGCTTACGTCGGCTGGCTCGACAGGCTCCCGAGAGAATTCTCGAGACTTACGAGCTGCCTCGAGCGTATCTACGATGTCCTCGCTCAGGAAGTCAGGGAAGAGGATCCCGCTAAGCTTCAGGAAGTTGATATCAAGGGTGAGATCACTTTCGACCATGCGACATTCGGCTACAAGTCTTACCAGCCCGTTCTTTCGGATATCAATGCCGTGATAAAGCCGGGCGAGATGATCGGTATCGTCGGAGCGTCGGGTACCGGTAAGTCGACCCTCATCAATCTCCTGATGAGGCTCTATGAGACCGACGACGGAAGGATACTCGTAGACGGCGTCGACATGAAGGAGATAAGCAGGAATTCCTACCACTCCCAGCTCGGCGTCGTACTGCAGGAGACATTCCTCTTCTCGGGTACGATAATCGACAACATCAGGTTCTCAAGACCCGATGCATTGGTGGAGGAGATCATCAGGGCCGCTAAGCTCGCCAATGCTCATGACTTCATAAGCAGACTCCCCGATGGCTACAACACATATGTAGGTGAGAAGGGACATACGCTCTCTGGCGGTGAACGCCAGAGAATAGCGATCGCCAGGGCGATACTTACGGATCCCAAGATCCTGATCCTCGATGAGGCGACGGCGAGCCTTGATACGGAGAGTGAGTTCATGATCCAGACGGCTCTCGACAGGCTCACGAGGGGCAAGACGACATTCGCGATCGCACACAGGCTCTCGACCCTGAAGAATGCGGACAGGATCATGGTCATTGACGGTCACAGCATAGCCGAGATCGGTACACATGCAGAGCTGCTGAATAATAAAGGCATATATTATAATTTGTTTACAGCTCAAATGAGGTAA
- a CDS encoding ATP-binding cassette, subfamily B has product MNEVKLTTKALNRLQDLNISENDILLSSPIDLSFDGNYIKGYIAVTKDKLGVLTMTLPAGTINYFRGADRDDDLVDEEPGDYEIAVYELDKLAHIRLDSFIGSNVLCGEYSGEFINIAAFTNRYQQEMNVLFRKLKTYLHGGELTAAEEKEEKDEEDTELEEQKKSKRSIFGRTLKYFLRYKTQVALLFLTYLVSGAVNIAWPYLTGKVLFDHIIAKDDDFLGRFGLAGQFITALLVVAIVMVLARLIQSLSNYLQIFVMARVASRMSHDIRTDVFDAMSKLSLNFFVNKQTGGLMTRVLSDSDRVREFFIDGLPMIFVHSITIIVTFTVMYRLNWKMALIACILLPLLVFMTVKLRPGLWTLSGKRHRAEKAVTGRANDNLTGARVVKAFGQQDNEIRRFEHPSDNLREAEINIVKLRNRFAILYNMVQEVSSIWIWLIGVFFVLKTHEIELGVLITFVGYVAQLNGPMNFFSWVFRMWSDSINSAERLFEIIDAIPEIREKEDPVRLTAPRGEIELNNVTFGYRVGRPVLKEINIKIKEGEMLGIVGRSGAGKSTLVNLISRLYDVNEGSIKIDGTDVKDLALTDLRRNVAMVSQDTYIFMGSVAKNIAYGNEDATRADIIRAAKLASAHEFISKLPDGYDTIIGSSGKDLSGGEKQRISIARAILADPKILILDEATASVDTETEKAIQHSLKYLVQGRTTLSIAHRLSTLRDADRLIVIDGGRIVEEGTEEELNALENGIYHNLLELQNKAMSLNMDF; this is encoded by the coding sequence ATGAATGAAGTAAAACTGACTACAAAAGCTCTGAACAGACTTCAGGATCTTAACATTTCCGAAAACGATATTCTCCTGTCATCTCCGATCGACCTTTCCTTTGACGGGAATTACATTAAGGGGTATATCGCAGTCACCAAGGACAAGCTCGGAGTTCTGACAATGACACTCCCTGCGGGAACGATCAATTACTTTCGAGGTGCGGACAGAGACGATGATCTTGTCGATGAAGAACCGGGCGATTATGAGATCGCCGTTTACGAACTTGATAAGCTTGCTCACATCCGACTCGATAGTTTTATCGGGTCGAATGTTTTATGTGGAGAATATTCGGGAGAGTTCATCAACATCGCTGCATTTACGAACAGATATCAGCAGGAGATGAACGTACTCTTCAGGAAACTCAAGACCTATCTTCACGGCGGTGAGCTCACGGCCGCGGAGGAAAAGGAAGAGAAGGATGAGGAGGATACCGAGCTCGAAGAACAGAAGAAGAGCAAGCGGTCGATCTTCGGAAGGACGCTCAAGTACTTCCTTCGTTATAAGACGCAGGTCGCACTTCTTTTCCTGACTTACCTTGTTTCGGGTGCGGTCAATATCGCTTGGCCTTACCTTACGGGTAAAGTCCTGTTCGATCACATAATCGCGAAGGATGATGATTTCCTCGGAAGGTTCGGTCTCGCGGGACAGTTCATAACGGCGCTCCTAGTCGTTGCGATCGTAATGGTTTTGGCAAGACTCATCCAGAGCCTGTCGAACTATCTTCAGATATTCGTCATGGCGAGAGTCGCGAGCCGCATGTCGCACGATATCAGGACTGACGTATTCGATGCAATGAGCAAGCTCTCATTAAACTTCTTCGTCAACAAGCAGACGGGTGGTCTCATGACGAGAGTCTTGAGTGATTCGGATCGCGTACGTGAATTCTTTATCGACGGACTTCCGATGATATTCGTTCACAGCATAACGATCATCGTGACCTTTACGGTGATGTACAGGCTCAACTGGAAGATGGCGCTCATCGCGTGCATACTCCTGCCGCTCCTTGTATTCATGACGGTAAAGCTCAGGCCCGGACTTTGGACATTGTCAGGTAAGAGACACCGTGCCGAGAAGGCGGTAACAGGAAGAGCCAACGACAACCTCACGGGCGCGAGAGTCGTAAAAGCTTTCGGTCAGCAGGATAACGAGATCAGGAGATTCGAGCATCCGAGCGATAACCTCCGCGAAGCAGAGATCAATATCGTAAAGCTTCGTAACAGGTTCGCGATCCTCTATAACATGGTGCAGGAAGTATCGAGCATCTGGATCTGGCTCATCGGTGTATTCTTTGTCCTTAAGACTCACGAGATCGAGCTCGGCGTTCTGATCACTTTCGTAGGATATGTTGCTCAGCTCAACGGTCCCATGAACTTCTTCTCATGGGTATTCAGGATGTGGTCGGACAGCATCAATTCCGCGGAGAGATTGTTCGAGATCATAGACGCGATCCCGGAGATCCGCGAGAAGGAAGACCCTGTAAGGCTCACTGCTCCGAGGGGTGAGATCGAGCTTAACAATGTTACATTCGGCTACAGGGTCGGAAGACCTGTCCTTAAGGAGATCAACATCAAGATCAAAGAGGGCGAGATGCTCGGTATCGTCGGAAGGTCCGGCGCGGGTAAGTCGACTCTCGTTAACCTGATCTCGAGGCTCTACGACGTTAACGAAGGATCGATAAAGATCGACGGCACTGACGTAAAGGATTTGGCTCTTACGGACCTGAGGCGCAACGTTGCGATGGTATCGCAGGATACGTATATCTTCATGGGATCGGTAGCGAAGAATATCGCTTACGGTAATGAGGATGCGACAAGAGCTGATATCATCCGTGCGGCAAAGCTCGCAAGTGCGCATGAGTTTATCTCAAAGCTCCCCGACGGATACGATACGATCATCGGATCTTCGGGTAAGGATCTCTCGGGCGGAGAAAAGCAGCGAATCTCCATCGCGAGGGCGATACTTGCGGATCCCAAGATCCTGATCCTCGATGAGGCAACGGCGAGTGTTGATACTGAGACGGAGAAGGCTATCCAGCATTCCCTTAAGTATCTCGTTCAGGGCAGGACGACGCTCTCGATCGCACACAGGCTCTCTACTCTTCGTGATGCGGACAGGCTGATCGTCATTGACGGCGGCAGGATCGTAGAGGAAGGAACCGAAGAAGAACTCAATGCTCTGGAGAATGGTATCTACCATAATCTCTTGGAGCTTCAGAACAAGGCCATGTCGCTCAACATGGATTTTTAA
- a CDS encoding 4Fe-4S single cluster domain-containing protein: MNEYLKNANRIEFVITLACTGKCKHCSEGDHTGFSEHIDTDTAVKTVRALCENYDITSLMTFGGEPLLYPDTVCAIHSEATKLNITHRQLITNGYFSKDYKKIEETAARLVNAGVNDLLLSVDAFHQETIPLAPVKHFAECLRETPISVRFSPAWLVSREDDNPYNNRTREILRELDYLGFPTGEGNVIFPSGNAIKYLSEYLGDTTKEYSPYEEDPTDIRSFSFGPDGSVDMLGGNIYTDDILKLAEAYIPKR; encoded by the coding sequence ATGAACGAATACTTAAAGAATGCAAACAGGATCGAATTTGTTATCACGCTGGCGTGCACGGGAAAGTGCAAGCACTGCTCCGAGGGCGACCACACCGGCTTCAGCGAGCACATAGATACGGATACTGCGGTAAAGACAGTCCGCGCCCTCTGCGAGAACTACGACATCACGTCGCTCATGACTTTCGGCGGCGAGCCTCTGCTCTACCCCGACACTGTATGCGCGATCCACAGCGAAGCGACAAAGCTCAATATCACTCACCGACAGCTCATAACGAACGGCTACTTTTCCAAGGATTATAAGAAGATCGAAGAGACGGCGGCGCGACTTGTAAACGCAGGCGTCAACGATCTCCTCTTATCAGTCGATGCTTTTCATCAGGAGACGATCCCGCTCGCACCCGTTAAGCATTTCGCCGAGTGCCTCAGAGAAACTCCGATCAGCGTAAGATTCTCCCCCGCATGGCTCGTGAGCCGCGAAGACGATAATCCTTATAACAACAGGACGCGCGAGATACTTCGCGAGCTCGACTACCTGGGATTCCCGACAGGCGAAGGCAACGTCATATTCCCGAGCGGCAATGCGATCAAGTATCTTAGCGAATATCTTGGCGACACCACAAAAGAGTATTCTCCCTACGAGGAAGACCCGACCGATATCAGATCGTTCTCCTTCGGACCTGACGGTTCGGTCGACATGCTCGGCGGCAACATCTATACGGACGATATCTTAAAGCTCGCCGAAGCCTATATTCCCAAAAGATAA
- a CDS encoding Membrane proteinase PrsW, cleaves anti-sigma factor RsiW, M82 family has protein sequence MLFALALIPVIALLIFIYLKDKKEKEPIGLLIGLFFAGMATSITAIIGEAIGQAILNAVFYYESILKALILAIFIVGPAEELGKYLVLRLITWKSKHYNYSYDAIVYAVFVSLGFACIENVGYVFSSGLSTALLRMFTAVPGHACFAVFMGYFYSKAKYAKVTNNKSAYTSNLILSMVAPILVHGFYDGILFAGRSSGEDVITGLAVLLWIGYVIAMFVVSFIIVFKASKNDFCIITLPGEVQTVYKPSIVGSWTCSCGTINYLNFCGQCGKQRPIDTTWTCPTCGTLCAFNFCGKCGCAKPSSSAQPAAAQAPVTTIAAPSSNIE, from the coding sequence ATGTTATTTGCGTTGGCGTTGATCCCGGTTATCGCACTGTTGATCTTTATCTATTTAAAAGACAAGAAGGAAAAGGAACCCATCGGACTTCTGATCGGACTTTTCTTCGCAGGAATGGCTACCAGCATCACGGCGATCATCGGCGAAGCGATCGGCCAGGCTATCCTTAATGCCGTCTTCTATTACGAGTCGATCTTAAAGGCACTGATCCTCGCGATCTTCATAGTAGGTCCCGCCGAGGAGCTCGGTAAGTATCTCGTCTTAAGGCTCATCACATGGAAGAGCAAGCACTATAACTACAGCTACGACGCTATCGTTTATGCGGTATTCGTATCCCTCGGATTCGCCTGCATCGAGAATGTCGGATATGTATTCTCCTCCGGTCTTAGCACGGCACTGCTTCGTATGTTCACGGCAGTTCCGGGACACGCTTGCTTCGCGGTATTCATGGGTTACTTCTACAGCAAGGCAAAGTATGCAAAGGTCACGAATAATAAGAGCGCATATACATCGAACCTCATCCTGTCCATGGTCGCACCGATCCTGGTACACGGATTCTACGACGGTATCCTCTTCGCCGGAAGATCATCGGGCGAAGATGTCATTACGGGACTTGCCGTACTCCTCTGGATTGGCTACGTCATCGCGATGTTCGTCGTATCTTTCATCATCGTATTCAAAGCATCCAAGAACGACTTCTGCATCATCACTCTCCCGGGCGAAGTCCAGACAGTATACAAGCCCAGCATAGTTGGAAGCTGGACTTGCAGTTGCGGAACTATCAATTACCTGAACTTCTGCGGACAGTGCGGAAAGCAACGCCCCATCGATACGACATGGACCTGCCCCACATGCGGAACTCTCTGTGCATTTAATTTCTGCGGAAAGTGCGGATGTGCAAAGCCTTCGTCCTCTGCTCAGCCGGCAGCAGCTCAGGCTCCGGTAACGACCATAGCCGCACCCTCGAGCAACATAGAGTAA
- a CDS encoding Cyclic nucleotide-binding domain-containing protein produces MGLVVKTFNNGDVIVKEGDMGRSLFRLVEGSADVITDHDTSDPFRLAVLNEGDYFGEMAIFEECQRSATVVARGTVRAIEIPEGELNEFMTENPDVIVELINHLGNKIQAMTNDFNESEALLNNLREADAGKKQSLFSKIKKHMDLYQANKVEISEPKEDPIRQLYESIYRTGEHNVETYSGGSVIYKAGDPSDAIYILHDGNVNLFIGAGTDVLYTDLKSVSVFGETGLVNEEARELSAVTAFGDTLIETIRKEELEAVFATSPDKITLILRILSYRLRRLNIDFRARCKEITENYGN; encoded by the coding sequence GGCTTAGTTGTAAAAACTTTCAACAATGGTGACGTTATCGTAAAAGAAGGTGACATGGGCAGGAGCTTATTCCGCCTCGTAGAGGGAAGTGCCGATGTCATCACCGATCATGATACGAGCGATCCTTTCCGTCTTGCAGTTTTGAACGAAGGTGACTACTTCGGAGAGATGGCGATCTTTGAAGAGTGCCAGAGAAGTGCGACGGTAGTTGCCAGAGGTACGGTTCGTGCGATCGAGATACCCGAGGGTGAGCTTAATGAATTCATGACCGAGAATCCCGATGTCATCGTCGAGCTCATAAACCACCTCGGTAATAAGATCCAGGCAATGACTAATGACTTTAACGAGTCCGAGGCTCTCCTGAACAATCTTCGCGAAGCCGATGCAGGCAAGAAGCAGTCTCTCTTTTCAAAGATAAAGAAGCATATGGATCTTTATCAGGCTAACAAGGTCGAGATCTCTGAGCCTAAGGAAGATCCCATCCGTCAACTTTACGAGAGCATCTACAGGACGGGCGAGCATAATGTCGAGACATATAGCGGCGGATCGGTTATCTATAAGGCAGGTGATCCGAGCGACGCCATCTATATCCTTCACGACGGTAACGTCAACCTCTTCATCGGAGCGGGAACTGATGTGCTGTACACTGACTTGAAGTCCGTATCCGTATTCGGTGAGACGGGACTTGTTAATGAAGAAGCCAGGGAGCTGTCGGCAGTGACCGCTTTCGGAGATACGCTCATCGAGACCATCCGAAAAGAAGAGCTCGAGGCAGTATTTGCCACGAGCCCTGATAAGATCACGTTGATCCTTCGTATACTTTCGTATCGCCTGAGAAGACTTAATATCGATTTCCGTGCAAGATGCAAGGAGATCACCGAGAATTACGGTAACTGA